One part of the Ziziphus jujuba cultivar Dongzao chromosome 2, ASM3175591v1 genome encodes these proteins:
- the LOC107409956 gene encoding glutathione S-transferase U9-like (The RefSeq protein has 1 substitution compared to this genomic sequence) translates to MAAEGTLAVHGMWASPFSKRVELALKVKGIPYEYVEEDLKNKRPYFLSINPVYKKIPVLVHNGKPIAESLIILEYIEDTWKNTGPKLLPDDFYERAQVRFWVDFLHSKFSENVMAAVTKDGETREKALNGIHEQIKILDEGLKRFYPNGTSGITHENLGLLGVVGSSVLCPFLSTEEALGIQLIDPEQAPLVHSWVETLRGISLVKETLPPHDKLVQITKYFREISLDPPQKA, encoded by the exons ATGGCAGCAGAAGGGACTTTAGCAGTTCATGGTATGTGGGCAAGTCCCTTTTCAAAGAGGGTTGAGCTTGCTCTCAAAGTGAAAGGAATTCCATATGAATATGTTGAGGAAGATCTGAAGAACAAAAGGCCATATTTCCTCTCAATCAATCCAGTTTACAAGAAAATCCCAGTTCTTGTACACAATGGAAAACCCATCGCTGAGTCCCTTATCATCCTTGAATACATCGAGGATACATGGAAGAACACTGGTCCTAAGCTTCTTCCTGATGATTTCTATGAAAGAGCCCAAGTTCGTTTCTGGGTTGACTTTCTTCATTCCAAG TTCTCAGAGAATGTGATGGCAGCAGTGACGAAAGATGGAGAGACAAGAGAGAAGGCCTTGAATGGAATCCATGAGCAAATCAAGATCCTTGATGAGGGTTTGAAGAGATTTTACCCAAATGGAACTTCAGGGATTACACATGAGAATTTGGGTCTTTTGGGTGTTGTTGGGAGCTCTGTGCTGTGTCCATTTTTATCTACAGAAGAAGCTCTTGGAATTCAGCTGATTGACCCAGAACAGGCTCCACTTGTCCACTCTTGGGTTGAAACTTTGAGGGGAATATCTTTGGTCAAAGAGACACTCCCTCCTCATGACAAGCTTGTTCAGATTACCAAATATTTCAGAGAGATCTCCCTTAACCCACCACAAAAGGCTTAA
- the LOC107409617 gene encoding pentatricopeptide repeat-containing protein At1g74600, chloroplastic, with product MKSLFNHKYHTKFALLNLKFASSLSIIDDPPIFLGKYGRGSSPFDPIQFFSEYAKSRLCTITNTKVLHTHLLRTAVLQSNIFVANSLLDWYCKSAAMVDALKLFDLIPHPNIFSWNIMISGYNQNALFLNSWGIYCRMHSSGFEPSDITYGSVLSACTALRAPMFGKQVYSLAMKNGFFSNGFVRAGMIDLFAKTCSFVDALRVFHDVSCQNVVCWNAIISGAVKNEENWIALDIFRQMCSRKLVPNSYTFSSVLTACAAIEDIETGKGVQAWVIKCNAEDVFVGTALVDLYAKCRKMDEAVKKFSQMPIRNVVSWTAIISGFVKKDDSISAVKFFRDMRKTGEEVNNYTLTSVIAACTQPTMIEESTQIHCLILKTGFYLDAAVGAALINMYSKVGAADVSERVFQEMENLQNMGTWAAMASSYAQNQASGRATELFQKMLQESLKPDEFCTSSVLSIIGCLDFGRQIHCYALKSALGFYCSVGCSLSTMYSKCGSLEESYKVFLEIPAKDNVSWASMIAGFAEHGFADQALELFRDMLSDGVMPDNMTLNAGLTACAVLPSLKTGKEIHGYALRAGLGNDRVVGGALITMYSKCSALKLARSVFDVLPEKDQVAWSSLASGYAQNGYIEEAVLLFHHMLMADLAIDSFIVSSILGSIALLNKTSIGTQLHAHIIKMGLDSDVSVGSSLVTMFSKSGSIEDCCKVFDQIEEPDLIGWTAMIVSYAKNGRGAEALRVYEIMKKEGIKPDSVTFVAVLSACSHSGLVEEAHFHLHSMAKDYGIEPGYRHYACMVDLLGRAGRLEEAERFINDMPIEPDSLVWGTLLAACKVHGDIELGKRAAAKVMELEPYDAGAYISMSNICADVGQWEEVLKIRSQMKGIGVMKEPGWSFL from the coding sequence atgaaatctcTCTTTAATCACAAATATCATACCAAATTCGCACTCTTGAACCTCAAATTTGCATCTTCACTTTCTATTATCGATGACCCAccaatttttttgggtaaatatggAAGAGGTTCCAGTCCTTTTGACCCAATTCAGTTCTTCAGTGAATATGCAAAATCAAGATTGTGCACCATCACAAACACAAAAGTTCTGCATACCCATTTACTTAGAACAGCTGTTCTGCAATCCAATATCTTTGTTGCGAATTCTTTGCTTGATTGGTATTGTAAATCTGCAGCCATGGTAGATGCACTAAAACTGTTTGATTTGATTCCGCATCCAAATATCTTTTCATGGAATATCATGATCTCGGGTTATAATCAGAATgctttatttttgaattcatGGGGAATTTATTGCAGGATGCATTCTTCAGGTTTTGAGCCCAGTGATATAACCTATGGTAGCGTTCTTTCAGCTTGCACTGCCTTACGAGCTCCTATGTTTGGTAAGCAGGTTTATTCACTTGCAATGAAAAATGGGttcttttcaaatggtttcgtTCGTGCTGGAATGATAGATTTGTTTGCGAAAACTTGCAGCTTTGTGGATGCTTTGAGAGTGTTCCATGATGTTTCATGTCAGAATGTGGTTTGTTGGAATGCCATTATTTCTGGTGCTGTTAAAAATGAAGAGAACTGGATTGCTTTGGATATTTTTCGCCAAATGTGTAGTAGAAAATTAGTGCCGAATAGTTATACATTTTCAAGTGTATTAACTGCTTGTGCTGCAATTGAAGACATTGAAACTGGAAAAGGAGTTCAAGCTTGGGTTATAAAATGTAATGCAGAAGATGTCTTTGTAGGTACTGCTCTTGTTGACTTGTATGCCAAATGCAGAAAAATGGATGAAGCTGTCAAGAAATTCTCACAGATGCCAATCCGCAATGTGGTTTCTTGGACTGCCATCATTTCTGGTTTCGTGAAGAAGGATGATTCTATATCTGCCGTCAAATTTTTCAGAGATATGAGAAAAACGGGAGAGGAGGTAAATAATTACACTCTCACAAGTGTAATTGCAGCATGCACTCAACCAACCATGATTGAAGAGTCTACCCAAATTCATTGCTTGATATTGAAGACTGGTTTTTATTTAGATGCAGCAGTGGGGGCAGCTTTGATTAATATGTATTCAAAAGTTGGAGCTGCAGATGTATCTGAGAGGGTGTTTCAGGAGATGGAGAATTTACAGAACATGGGTACATGGGCTGCAATGGCATCTTCTTATGCTCAGAATCAAGCCTCTGGAAGGGCAACTGAGTTGTTTCAGAAAATGTTGCAGGAAAGTCTGAAACCAGATGAATTTTGTACCTCTAGTGTCTTGAGCATTATAGGCTGTTTAGACTTTGGGAGACAGATCCACTGCTACGCTCTTAAAAGTGCTCTGGGTTTTTATTGTTCTGTTGGTTGTTCTCTTTCGACAATGTACTCTAAATGTGGTAGTTTAGAGGAATCTTATAAAGTTTTTCTAGAAATTCCTGCCAAAGACAATGTTTCTTGGGCATCGATGATTGCTGGTTTTGCAGAACATGGCTTTGCAGATCAAGCCCTTGAATTGTTTAGAGATATGCTGTCTGATGGAGTTATGCCAGACAATATGACTTTAAATGCAGGTCTAACTGCATGTGCTGTTCTTCCTTCCTTAAAAACAGGTAAGGAAATTCATGGTTATGCTCTTCGTGCAGGACTTGGAAATGATAGAGTTGTTGGTGGTGCACTTATAACTATGTATTCAAAGTGCAGTGCTTTAAAATTGGCAAGGAGTGTGTTTGATGTGCTGCCCGAAAAAGATCAGGTTGCATGGTCTTCCTTAGCTTCAGGGTATGCCCAAAATGGGTATATTGAAGAGGCAGTTTTGTTATTCCATCATATGCTGATGGCTGATTTGGCCATTGATTCCTTCATAGTTTCATCTATTCTTGGGAGCATTGCGCTCTTGAACAAAACAAGTATCGGAACTCAACTGCATGCACACATCATTAAAATGGGTCTGGATTCAGATGTTTCTGTTGGCAGTTCACTAGTGACAATGTTCTCAAAATCTGGAAGCATTGAAGATTGTTGCAAAGTATTTGATCAGATTGAGGAACCTGACTTGATCGGTTGGACTGCTATGATTGTAAGCTATGCTAAAAATGGGAGAGGTGCAGAAGCTTTAAGAGTTTATGAGATTATGAAGAAAGAAGGGATCAAACCTGATTCAGTAACCTTTGTTGCAGTTTTATCTGCTTGTAGCCATAGTGGTTTGGTTGAGGAAGCCCATTTTCACCTTCATTCAATGGCTAAAGACTATGGTATTGAGCCTGGTTATCGTCACTATGCCTGTATGGTTGATCTTCTTGGCCGGGCAGGGAGACTGGAAGAGGCTGAAAGGTTCATTAATGATATGCCCATTGAACCTGATTCTTTGGTGTGGGGAACACTGCTTGCTGCCTGCAAGGTACATGGGGATATTGAGCTTGGAAAGCGAGCAGCTGCAAAGGTCATGGAGTTGGAGCCATATGATGCTGGTGCTTACATCTCCATGTCTAATATTTGTGCAGATGTGGGTCAGTGGGAAGAAGTCCTGAAGATTAGGAGTCAAATGAAGGGAATTGGAGTAATGAAAGAACCTGGCTGGAGCTTTTTGTGA
- the LOC125422409 gene encoding putative pentatricopeptide repeat-containing protein At1g74580 isoform X2 has translation MSPALLPKHVAAVVKYQKDPLKALEMFNSVKKEDGFKHTLLTYKCMVEKLGFHGEFEAMERVLLETRVNIDNSLLEGMYIGAIRSYGRKGRIQDAVNVFERMDFYNCEPSVQSYNAIMNVLIEHGYFDQAHKVYMMMKNKGINPDVYTYTIRIKSFCKTSRPHVALRLLNNMHSQGCEINAVAYCTVIGGFYEENHHVEAYELFEDMLMQGMCPNITTFNKLIHTLCKKGDVKESEKLFNKVLKKGVSPNLFTFNIFIQGLCAKGLLDEAVRLLDDVKSEGLIPDVVTYNTLIYGLCKNFKVGKAESYLHKMVNSGFEPDGFTYNTLIDGYCKLGMIQNADKILKDAIFKGFVPDEFTYCSLINGFCNDGDVERAKAVFNEALGKGLKPSIVLYNTLAKGLSQHGLILQALQLMNEMSDNGCSPDIWTYNLIINGLCKIGCVSDASKLMNDAIAKGYLPDIFTFNTLIDGYCRQLDLNNAIELVSSMWNHGVTPDVITYNTLLNGLCKAAKYADVMDTFTAMMEKGCSPNIITYNILVESLCKAHKINEALDLLEEIKKKGLAPDVVCFGTLIKGFCINGDLDGSYQLFRRAEQDFKVSHTTSTYNIMINAFCEKLNISMAEKLFFEMSENGNVPDSYTYRLMIDGFCKVGNIDSGYNFLLEKIEKRLIPSLSTFGRVLNCLCLKHRIQDAVSIIYIMVDKGIVPEVVDTISSADKRAVAAPKIVVEDLLKKSHITYYAYELLYDGIRDKKLLKKWFPTRYSHV, from the coding sequence ATGAGTCCTGCTTTGCTTCCCAAACATGTTGCTGCGGtagtaaaatatcaaaaagatCCCCTTAAAGCGCTTGAAATGTTCAACTCAGTGAAAAAGGAAGATGGGTTCAAGCATACATTGTTGACATATAAATGCATGGTTGAGAAGCTTGGGTTTCATGGAGAATTTGAAGCCATGGAACGTGTACTCTTGGAGACGAGGGTCAATATCGATAACAGTTTGCTAGAAGGAATGTATATTGGAGCCATTAGGAGCTATGGAAGGAAAGGTAGGATTCAAGATGCTGTTAATGTGTTTGAAAGGATGGATTTTTATAACTGTGAGCCTTCTGTTCAATCTTATAATGCAATTATGAATGTACTGATTGAGCATGGCTATTTCGATCAAGCCCACAAAGTGTATATGATGATGAAAAATAAAGGGATCAATCCAGATGTGTATACGTATACCATAAGAATAAAGTCTTTTTGCAAGACTAGCAGGCCTCATGTTGCATTGAGGCTTCTTAATAATATGCATTCACAGGGGTGTGAGATCAATGCAGTTGCATATTGTACTGTTATTGGTGGATTTTATGAAGAGAATCATCATGTTGAAGCATATGAATTGTTTGAAGACATGCTTATGCAAGGTATGTGTCCCAACATTACTACATTTAATAAGCTTATACATACCCTATGTAAGAAGGGTGATGTTAAAGAAAGTGAAAAGCTTTTCAACAAGGTTCTCAAGAAGGGTGTATCTCCAAATTTGTTTacattcaatattttcattcaagGACTCTGTGCTAAAGGTTTGCTTGATGAGGCTGTTAGATTGTTAGATGATGTTAAGAGTGAAGGGTTAATTCCTGATGTTGTAACATATAACACATTGATCTATGGCTTGTGTAAAAACTTCAAGGTTGGCAAAGCTGAGTCCTATCTTCATAAAATGGTGAATAGTGGGTTTGAACCAGATGGATTTACCTACAATACTCTTATTGATGGATATTGTAAATTAGGTATGATACAAAATGCCGATAAGATTCTCAAAGATGCAATTTTCAAGGGGTTCGTCCCTGATGAATTCACTTATTGCTCCTTAATTAATGGATTTTGCAATGATGGTGATGTAGAACGTGCCAAGGCTGTATTTAATGAGGCCTTGGGAAAGGGATTAAAGCCTAGTATTGTTTTGTACAATACATTGGCCAAAGGATTGTCTCAGCATGGACTTATTTTGCAAGCCTTGCAGTTGATGAATGAAATGTCAGACAATGGTTGCAGCCCCGATATATggacatataatttaattataaatgggTTGTGTAAAATAGGATGTGTATCTGATGCTAGTAAACTCATGAATGATGCTATTGCCAAAGGCTACCTCCCGGACATATTTACCTTCAATACATTGATTGATGGTTATTGTAGACAGTTGGATTTGAATAATGCTATTGAATTAGTAAGTAGTATGTGGAACCACGGAGTTACTCCTGATGTGATCACATATAACACATTGTTGAATGGCCTTTGCAAGGCTGCAAAGTATGCTGATGTGATGGACACCTTCACAGCAATGATGGAGAAGGGTTGTTCTCCTAACATCATTACATATAACATTCTTGTTGAAAGCTTGTGCAAAGCTCATAAAATAAATGAAGCATTAGACTTGCTAGAGGAAATAAAGAAGAAGGGCTTGGCTCCAGATGTTGTTTGTTTTGGTACATTGATCAAAGGCTTTTGCATTAATGGAGATCTTGATGGATCATACCAGCTATTTAGAAGAGCTGAACAAGACTTTAAGGTTTCTCATACAACATCTACATACAATATCATGATCAATGCTTTTTGTGAAAAGCTGAATATTAGTATGGcagaaaaattgttttttgagATGAGTGAAAATGGTAATGTTCCAGACAGTTACACTTATCGACTAATGATTGATGGTTTTTGCAAAGTAGGGAATATTGATTCTGGCTATAATTTCCTTCTAGAGAAGATTGAGAAACGGCTCATTCCGTCACTATCGACATTTGGTAGGGTTCTAAACTGTCTTTGTTTGAAACATAGAATTCAAGATGCTGTCAGCATCATCTACATTATGGTGGATAAAGGAATTGTTCCTGAGGTTGTGGATACAATATCCAGTGCAGATAAAAGGGCAGTGGCAGCACCTAAGATTGTTGTGGAAGATCTCTTAAAGAAGAGTCATATAACTTATTATGCTTATGAACTTCTATATGATGGAATTAGAGATAAAAAGCTACTGAAGAAATGGTTTCCTACCAGGTATTCTCATGTTTGA
- the LOC125422409 gene encoding putative pentatricopeptide repeat-containing protein At1g74580 isoform X1, translating into MYRHTMSPALLPKHVAAVVKYQKDPLKALEMFNSVKKEDGFKHTLLTYKCMVEKLGFHGEFEAMERVLLETRVNIDNSLLEGMYIGAIRSYGRKGRIQDAVNVFERMDFYNCEPSVQSYNAIMNVLIEHGYFDQAHKVYMMMKNKGINPDVYTYTIRIKSFCKTSRPHVALRLLNNMHSQGCEINAVAYCTVIGGFYEENHHVEAYELFEDMLMQGMCPNITTFNKLIHTLCKKGDVKESEKLFNKVLKKGVSPNLFTFNIFIQGLCAKGLLDEAVRLLDDVKSEGLIPDVVTYNTLIYGLCKNFKVGKAESYLHKMVNSGFEPDGFTYNTLIDGYCKLGMIQNADKILKDAIFKGFVPDEFTYCSLINGFCNDGDVERAKAVFNEALGKGLKPSIVLYNTLAKGLSQHGLILQALQLMNEMSDNGCSPDIWTYNLIINGLCKIGCVSDASKLMNDAIAKGYLPDIFTFNTLIDGYCRQLDLNNAIELVSSMWNHGVTPDVITYNTLLNGLCKAAKYADVMDTFTAMMEKGCSPNIITYNILVESLCKAHKINEALDLLEEIKKKGLAPDVVCFGTLIKGFCINGDLDGSYQLFRRAEQDFKVSHTTSTYNIMINAFCEKLNISMAEKLFFEMSENGNVPDSYTYRLMIDGFCKVGNIDSGYNFLLEKIEKRLIPSLSTFGRVLNCLCLKHRIQDAVSIIYIMVDKGIVPEVVDTISSADKRAVAAPKIVVEDLLKKSHITYYAYELLYDGIRDKKLLKKWFPTRYSHV; encoded by the coding sequence atgtacagacATACAATGAGTCCTGCTTTGCTTCCCAAACATGTTGCTGCGGtagtaaaatatcaaaaagatCCCCTTAAAGCGCTTGAAATGTTCAACTCAGTGAAAAAGGAAGATGGGTTCAAGCATACATTGTTGACATATAAATGCATGGTTGAGAAGCTTGGGTTTCATGGAGAATTTGAAGCCATGGAACGTGTACTCTTGGAGACGAGGGTCAATATCGATAACAGTTTGCTAGAAGGAATGTATATTGGAGCCATTAGGAGCTATGGAAGGAAAGGTAGGATTCAAGATGCTGTTAATGTGTTTGAAAGGATGGATTTTTATAACTGTGAGCCTTCTGTTCAATCTTATAATGCAATTATGAATGTACTGATTGAGCATGGCTATTTCGATCAAGCCCACAAAGTGTATATGATGATGAAAAATAAAGGGATCAATCCAGATGTGTATACGTATACCATAAGAATAAAGTCTTTTTGCAAGACTAGCAGGCCTCATGTTGCATTGAGGCTTCTTAATAATATGCATTCACAGGGGTGTGAGATCAATGCAGTTGCATATTGTACTGTTATTGGTGGATTTTATGAAGAGAATCATCATGTTGAAGCATATGAATTGTTTGAAGACATGCTTATGCAAGGTATGTGTCCCAACATTACTACATTTAATAAGCTTATACATACCCTATGTAAGAAGGGTGATGTTAAAGAAAGTGAAAAGCTTTTCAACAAGGTTCTCAAGAAGGGTGTATCTCCAAATTTGTTTacattcaatattttcattcaagGACTCTGTGCTAAAGGTTTGCTTGATGAGGCTGTTAGATTGTTAGATGATGTTAAGAGTGAAGGGTTAATTCCTGATGTTGTAACATATAACACATTGATCTATGGCTTGTGTAAAAACTTCAAGGTTGGCAAAGCTGAGTCCTATCTTCATAAAATGGTGAATAGTGGGTTTGAACCAGATGGATTTACCTACAATACTCTTATTGATGGATATTGTAAATTAGGTATGATACAAAATGCCGATAAGATTCTCAAAGATGCAATTTTCAAGGGGTTCGTCCCTGATGAATTCACTTATTGCTCCTTAATTAATGGATTTTGCAATGATGGTGATGTAGAACGTGCCAAGGCTGTATTTAATGAGGCCTTGGGAAAGGGATTAAAGCCTAGTATTGTTTTGTACAATACATTGGCCAAAGGATTGTCTCAGCATGGACTTATTTTGCAAGCCTTGCAGTTGATGAATGAAATGTCAGACAATGGTTGCAGCCCCGATATATggacatataatttaattataaatgggTTGTGTAAAATAGGATGTGTATCTGATGCTAGTAAACTCATGAATGATGCTATTGCCAAAGGCTACCTCCCGGACATATTTACCTTCAATACATTGATTGATGGTTATTGTAGACAGTTGGATTTGAATAATGCTATTGAATTAGTAAGTAGTATGTGGAACCACGGAGTTACTCCTGATGTGATCACATATAACACATTGTTGAATGGCCTTTGCAAGGCTGCAAAGTATGCTGATGTGATGGACACCTTCACAGCAATGATGGAGAAGGGTTGTTCTCCTAACATCATTACATATAACATTCTTGTTGAAAGCTTGTGCAAAGCTCATAAAATAAATGAAGCATTAGACTTGCTAGAGGAAATAAAGAAGAAGGGCTTGGCTCCAGATGTTGTTTGTTTTGGTACATTGATCAAAGGCTTTTGCATTAATGGAGATCTTGATGGATCATACCAGCTATTTAGAAGAGCTGAACAAGACTTTAAGGTTTCTCATACAACATCTACATACAATATCATGATCAATGCTTTTTGTGAAAAGCTGAATATTAGTATGGcagaaaaattgttttttgagATGAGTGAAAATGGTAATGTTCCAGACAGTTACACTTATCGACTAATGATTGATGGTTTTTGCAAAGTAGGGAATATTGATTCTGGCTATAATTTCCTTCTAGAGAAGATTGAGAAACGGCTCATTCCGTCACTATCGACATTTGGTAGGGTTCTAAACTGTCTTTGTTTGAAACATAGAATTCAAGATGCTGTCAGCATCATCTACATTATGGTGGATAAAGGAATTGTTCCTGAGGTTGTGGATACAATATCCAGTGCAGATAAAAGGGCAGTGGCAGCACCTAAGATTGTTGTGGAAGATCTCTTAAAGAAGAGTCATATAACTTATTATGCTTATGAACTTCTATATGATGGAATTAGAGATAAAAAGCTACTGAAGAAATGGTTTCCTACCAGGTATTCTCATGTTTGA